In Camelus ferus isolate YT-003-E chromosome 21, BCGSAC_Cfer_1.0, whole genome shotgun sequence, the DNA window cacaTTCTTCCTGTTTTCTGACTCTGAGTTTATTTTAGTCTTGTGTTTCTCTTGAAATCATCACAGACATCTGTCTCTTGCCTTCCCCATCCGTccacccttctctcctcttccgcTCCTACTCTCATTGCCTTAACCTCTCATCAGTTGCCTTAAAGAGACCTACAACTGCCGggctttcctccctcttcccagcccagCACCCGGAGCTGCTTTGTTGGACATGTCTCAACATGTTCTCAGCCTCAGACAGCCTCCAGAACACAGAGAATGAAAAGGGACTCTCTTACTCAGGAGACCATGCTCATTCACAACCAGCTTTCCAATGAAAGCAgactatgtgtgtgttttctactGATGAGAACCCCAAATCCTGCTTTCCTCAGAGCACATGCCTGCATTCCGATATTTTAAACTGTATGATATATAAAGAGGATGAAGCATCAGAAATATATATCCTAGATTAGCAGCTGGCAGCACTAGGGTTTGGGGGAGTGATCCTGTATCCTTCAGGATCCTCTCACAGTTTGTTACCTTACCAACTATATGATGGAGTTGAAGCTGGAAGTCTACACGGGCTGAGCTTTAGGAAGAGAATGCAGGCAGCTGATACTAACAAGGTCCTTGGAGTGATTTATTAGCATCTCCAGTCTCCTTTTATTtgacaggagaaggaaaagaaagtgtttaTTCCTTCTGATAAGAGACCCTTACTTAGTAGTTTATGTATTCAAACCCCATTCCCCTCAATCTAGCTGTTTCTGAGCTCACTGGTTCCATCTTAAGACAGGCACAGGCCCTTTCAGTTGACCCAGCGTCCTCTCTAGTGATCATCCTGGTTCTCATTTGACTTTTACGCCCAGTTTCTTGGGGCGGAGGCTACAGCCAGAGCCTCCGCAGCCTTCCCTCCACTCCCTTTATAATGGGGCCTTCTCCTCCAACATCTACCTGCACTCTCTCAAAATTAGCCAAAGACAATATTTAGTTCTATGTTCCCTTGTTCCTTGAGTTTTCTGTTGCCCATCTCCCTGGGCGGAAGCCCGGCTctactcccacctccccaccaactGTTGCTGCTGACAGTGCCCTCTCTACTCCAGCCCCTACCTTTACCTTCCCCTCCATTAGGTCCTTAGCTTCTGCCCCCTCTTTACCTGCAGAGTTTCTTTATGCTCTCAGCTTTAAGGACCATCTCTAAACGTGGACATGTCCCCCTGGGGAGCAGCATATGAAAAGGTCCAGACACCTGCAGCTAGTCCTACGTGGCTAGAGGCAGGCAGGGTGTGAGGGAAAGAATGGCTAGAGGGAGCTAGGCTGGAGTGACTGCAAGCTGAGAAGCTCACACTTGACCCTAAGATCAGTGGAAATATCTGCTTTTTAAGCTTTAATGTACATGCAGATCACtcggggatcttgttaaaatgcagattcagtaggtctggggtggtgcctgagattctgcatttctggtAAACTCCCAGATGACCCAGTGCTGCTGGTCCACAGACCATCCTTTGAGGAGCAAGGAACTAGGTCACATTTATCTATGGTCAGATTTTAGGGGGTTTTCGATGTTTTTGCTTCTCATCTGGAATGTAACCCGACTTGAGGGCCAGGATCCTGTTGTCTGCATCTTCTTATTCCCTATTGAAGAGTTCCTTCTGGGTGTTCCTGTAAATACTTAATTGATGGGGCCCAGGGCTGAGTTGTTTATATCAACTGGCTTTGCTTTACAAACACTCATTTATCTTCAAATCACAATTATGAGGCAagtagatactttttttttttaaactataaatagaAACCAAGAAAGATGAATGACTCTCCAAGTAGTGAGTCACATTTTCAGATTCTGGTCCCCAAGTCCCTGGCTCAGAGGGATCCTAGTGTGGGGTGAATTCCAATTCTGGCTCTGCTTGGGTTCTCACCTGACCATTCAAGGTGCCCTTCTCACTCTCTGGacctcatttcctctttcctgacTGGTAAGTAGGAGACTCTCCCCTCTCTCATAGGGGAGCCCAGGAGCCTTAAGGAGCAGCAAGCTCCCTGTTAGGAAGCCAGATGCCTCAGGCTGAGGTGACTAGAAGGTTGGGAAGCAGATAGCTGGACCAGCCCACATATCAGAATCGCCCACACACTGTATCTTCACAGCTGCTCTTGGCTGGGCCGACTAGGAGCATCTTTTAAACGACATTTGAAGACTGAGGAGTGTGGGGAGAAAACCTCAGAAATCATAGAGTAAGAACGACATCAGCATAGCGTCCCGTGAACCCTAACTTCAACTTCCGAAGCTGAATCCTTGCTTTCAGGGATCTCTCCCATGaccataaaaatgaaagcaactcatctgtaaagtaagtcacgaggtcagagagagagagagagagagagagagaaggctcaCTGATAAATGCAGATGTCAAGGTACTTTCACCCTtttccaaaccaaaaataaaacttggaaatTGTCTGAAGAAAATGGGTGGGTTTGGCGCAGCTTGAGAAAAGTCAAAGGAATGAAAGTGCACGGGGCGCTCCTGTCCCGGAGTCACCGGGCAGCACCTTCAGACGTTTGAGAGGGAGAACTTCACTCCACAGCGATTCCTCCAGAtgactgtcccccaccccacgACCTCTTCGTAATCCCCAGCTCACTTCCTGCCCATCACGCTATGGCATGATTCCAGTGGATTCTAGCTACTCCCCCATCCCATTTCGGTGACTCACTCTAAAGTTTCTCTTAATCAATCAAAGCCTAGAGAGGGGAGACAAGGTGAAGAGGCACTGGGGGATATCTCCATCAGGGCAGCCCTGTGGATTCACTTTCTGTTCCAGGAAGCAGCATGAGAAGCTGCAgcggagggaaggggaggtgaaGATGCACTGGAGTCCACGTTTGGGACTCCTGGCTTTGCCTCTCTTTCCTCCATCCACAAGCCAAGCTGGATTATGGCCACTGCTCCTGTTTCTGGGGTGGGTACTCCCACACCCACCGTCCGCTATCATGATGGGGGTCTGGTGAGGCACTGGGACTGGACCACCAGCCATCACAATTGTGTCTTGatctctggggggtgggggagcatgGTCTCTGGAAACTGCAAGTCTCAAGGTCAACGGTGCTCCTTCTTAGCTGGTGGTAGTGTTCCCAGTCGCAgctcttccctgtgcctcagtcccGTCCCCAGGCGAACAATAAATGTGAGTGTCCTCGgaaaaggatggagggaagggacaCTTGGAAAGACCcaggcagacagagacagaaagacaaaactACTGCAGCACTGAAGGAGTATCAGTGCCACAAAGGGCGGGATGCTGCTGGGACTGGAGTGGAAGAAAAAGCCAAGCATGTGTGGATTGGTCTGGAGGAAAACTCTTAACGAGTGGCATCCTGGACTCGGGAAGGGCATCAAGTGTGGGGAGTAGCCTAAAGAAATCCTCCCATCAGAGACAACTTCGGTGCTTTGAGCAGAGGCAACAGGATGGTTTTCTTTTATCTCAGAGAAAGCAAGTTTCCAGCAGCTGCCCAGCCCCAAGACTCGAGAGGTCGAATGAGTAGAACAAGCAGGTGGGAATACATGGCTCTGGCACATCCCTGAGTTctagaagaactgaaagcagccTTGCGTTGGCATCCAGTGGAATAAGTGGGGTGGGGCAGCCTGACCCAGGGAAAAAGCAGCAGACTTGGATCAGGGCTGACTTCGTCCTAAATAGGTAGAAAAGGGGAAGCTGAGTCTCACTTCATCCTGTAAGCCAGGGAGGTGGCTCATACACAGGCATAGAGACTTCTTGTGAGCAGGTCCCAGGAAGCTTCATTAGACAGCATGAATAGACTTACCAACAAATAGCAACAGGCCTAATTTGCACCAGTCTCCTAAAAGGATTGCCTGCTGGAGATGCTCAGGGGTGATGACAGGCACCAGCCCTTCTCTCCTGCAGCCACGACTCTTGACTCTTTCTCACCTGCCTGAAAGGGAGCGGCATCCAGTGGTGGAGGCAGCTGCTGGTCAGCCGAGTGGGGAGCGCGGGAGGCCCTTTCAGGAATCCAGTCCCTGAGGGCTTCTCCCTCCCTGCTTGTAGGATTCCAAAGGTCTGAGATAAACCCTAGGATACAATCCAGCAAAGACTTGTTGGGCTGTATTCCTCTGGGGGAGAGCAATTGCtagagagagattttattttgaaaacccTTATTCCCACTGtggctgggggagtggggtggcAGGCAGTGGGGGGGAAATGTGTTCGGATCAGGAAGGAGGCATCCCACTCAATGTGTGGCTCCTTTTACGTGTTCTGCTCTCACGAATTCCCTTCTCTATTGTACCCTCAAGAATTGTTACTGAAAAACTCCTAGGGCTATGAGTTAAGATCACAGCGACTCCTAACATCAACTCTGTTTCTACTGTATTTTTCCTCCCAAGGCTTTCCACTGGgtagaattttaaatgtgaacAATGGTTCAAAGGCTGAGGGACAAACTGCTCATTACTGGAAAGAGTGCCAGGAATCCTGGGAAGCAGACCTCACTCCCCACCCAAGTTCTGGACCTAATAGTAATGGCTTCTTTCAGCGTCACGGGAGGGTTGgatcattctttttcattcttgtcttctttcagTAACTGCTGGGATAAAAGCAAGCCTCAGAgaataaaaaattcacaaataggacaagaataaaatatttagggcaAGAGATCAGAAGTTCTTTGGTTATTCAGTGAACTGAACtaactctactttaaaaaaaaagtgtaaggaaataaatgtccatcaaacTCCATGTCACAGCGGGTATTAGCCTTTTGACCTCATCTCACAGGCTCTAAGCTGCGTTGTCATGCCTCGCAAGTTGAAGAGACTCAAGACTAATCAGTGATAAAACGGAGTTTTGTCATTATGAATTCCGTTCCCGATATTTACTACGTCTTTATTCTGAGAAGCATTCTACCAGAGTTGTTAAATGGCCCATTCCCTTCCACTTCACATCCTAAAATCCAATCAGTGACGAGTGGTAGGAATGCGAGGGTTACTCTTACTCCATTAGGTGCCTTAAAGAAAACCCAGTCACTTCGGAGGGGCAGTTCCAGCTTGCCAGCTTTCCAGTTTAGTTCTTTTCCCCACAGATAATCAATGGTTTCTGAGAGGGACAAGAAAAGGTTTAAAGAGACACAACTGAGAAGTATTATACTAAACTTATCACCGCTATTCTCTATTAGTATGATCTTGGAGTACTTGtcaaaaagcattttaaacatcTGGTTTTTACACaacagtaccaaaaaaaaaatttttttttttccctgaaccaGACCTAATGTTAATTTAGGTCCCTCCCAGAATGGTCAAAAAATGGTTAGGTACTAAAAGTATGGTTCATTTCCAGTTACGCTGAATCTGATTTATTTGTGTTCGTGATAACACCATCCTGGCGCTGGGAAGGCTCTTTTCCAGGACCTGTCAATCAACGCGTCTTAAGAAACATTCTATGCCCAAGCCATTCAGGCTAAAAATAACTCTGTgggctatttttttctttactcatccACAGAAAACGTTTGTTATGTCAACAAGATCTTTGCTCCTTGAGTGTTTTCACTCCTGCTTACTCCTCCCTGAAAATAGAGTTGTTTGGTCCAATCAGGAAAGTCACAGGGCTGGTGTGAGACACACAGAACAGCAGAGCTATTCTGATGGAACTAAGCTTTGTGGACTGCATAGtgtggagagaaaaacaagaagaacccaGAATTCACAAATGGGATAATTTAAAAGTagattttcctttcccctcctttcatGTAAGTACACACAACTCTGACCATAATCGATGATTTATACACACAATTCACTTCTGcattaacaataataattgaATGCTTACTACGGATGAGGCACTTTTTCTAAGAACATTAGGGGCATTAACTCATTAATTttcacaaccctatgaggtacatacaattatctcaatttcacatttgaaaaaactGAGCCACAGGAAGATGAAATAACTTCTCCAGGGTTCctcagctaataagtggcaaagccaagatACGAACCGAGGAAGTCTGGCTCTAGACCCCATGCTCTAACcattacatacaaaaaaaaaaaaaaaccataatcttttctgttttcctacaaAGCTGTATTTCCCTAATTATCAAATATGTCCATTTACATTCTCTAAATTAAGCAGACTCACGGTCCCATGGTTCATTCTAATGTAAAAACAGGGATCAACAGAAATTGCATCTCATCCAAAACACATCGACTCTCCTAAACACATCCAATGTTACCccctttcaaatataaaaatgccCTGAGACAGCTGTTCAAGCATAAGAATCACTTTCTAACAAcaggaaatgtttgcaaaattAAGGCCCTGGACACCTTCAGTTTAAGCAGTCAGCATTCAACATATCTCTTGTGGCTTTAACAGAACTTAAGTAGCTAAatctctgaaataaaaacaagccaGTTTTAATGAGACCCTGATTAGAGAATGTTTAATTctatgaatatattatttatggTGACAGAACATAAAGTAGAAAAATTCCTTAAGCTTAATGAATCACTAAtagatttggaaaaatattaagacACTGGCCTGCTCAGCTATGACAGAAGTTCATATAATCAGGCCTTTAGGGAGGAAAAGTACCATTTGTATGCTTTTGCTCAAAGGCCATGACCTTGACTTTGTCTCATCTTTCCTCAACTTCTCCCATCTCTTAAAACACCCGTTATTCATAAGCTGTTATAGACCATCTTTTCAAGTACTAGCAACCATATTTTAAGACACCACTCTGATTTGCTTCTGAAATAGGTTATTGAATACCTTTCAAATATTGAACAATTCGTCTTAGATAGAAAGCTCTTCAATGCAGTAATTgtagtgaaaaaaatcaacagattgGCTGACATCACCTAAATGTTTATGAAGACCCAACCACTGATGTCACCATTTGGGTGACAAAAGCAAATCAGGAGTTTTTGCTAAATAAGTCACATTTGTCTAGCCTCCTTCCTTCTAGTTTAACACAAGCAATTTCCTTTCACTGATGCATTTACTTTCTACaggtacaagaaaaaaaaaattttagagcaTTGAAATTTCCATCCTGGCAGCCACTGGAAAGCAGAGGGAGACCTGACTCGCTGGACAAGTCAGTCTCATCAGCTTCCCTCAGATGCCATGTGTTTTTCAATAACAAAGTTAAAAGATGACCCATGTTTTATAACAGGAAACTAAAAGTTTTAGTGAAAAGCATCTTTGTCGATGGGAAGGACTTGAGAAGTTGGCACTtgtcaatcaactacacttcaataaaaatttttaaaaagagatttgaCACTTGTTATTATTAGATACCTTCAGACTGGGatgtaaaaaaatcaaattactgaACCGACTTTAGAGAAGGCAGTTGTGGTTGCAGGTGTCAAGAAACTGGCAGGCTACTGATGTATCTAATAGCAGTCCTCTGATGTCGAGGAGAAACCTTAAACGTGTCTCTTGATACTTAGTGAAGTCAGCAAACAATGTCCCCAGTCTGCGCACGACTGATATTAAGAACCACACCTTCAATTTTCCAGCCCTACCAcagttcccctcctccttccctcccagctcaGACAGGTGATTACAGACAAGGAGGCAGTGAAgttgcttcaaaatatttaatacgTGTTAGACACgtaaagttacatttttatacaaaaatcaatacaaCGAAGGAGAAAATACTGTACAAAAACCTTGTCAGCTCCCCCAACCTTTATACAACAAAGACTGGAGTCACTATCTACAAAACCAGACGGTCTTTCCACTTAGGGCTTCGGTCTGTAAACTCTGTTTccttaaaaaccttttaaaagcaCTGTGTAGTAGTTCTGAtctagagcttttaaaaaatatatcttttctCTATAAACTCCCTATTTTCAAGCTTGAAACTCTTCTGTGAATTTCATCAAGCTTTCCTCCCCGTGGGGAAGACAAGGGCCGCTAACATTCCCCTTTCCAAGAGTAATCACAGGGTATAAACGTTTCTTCAGTGAGagaaaggtggggagagagagaaacaatacAAGCCTCTACTCCAGACTAAATCCCTCTAGTCTTAGGAAATCCTGTGAGGAAGCGCCACTCCTGGCCCCGGTGCGGTTCTCGCTTTCATGTGAGGGGTGTGTGTAAAGTCCCTTCCTCCCCCGAGAACGAATGGGGAACTCCCTGGCCCGGCCTTTTTAGCCGCTTCCTTCTCCGAGCTGCCGGCAGAGGAAAGTCCCTGTCTGCCCCCAGTCTCCTAAGCCCAGGGAAGGGGTGATGCATTCCAGAGGGACAGAATAGTCTGAATTCAACAAGACAAACTGACACACACAGATAGATGTACACAGACACAAGAGTTCACGATCGTCCTCTTCCAATAAGCCTCACACCCCAAGTCTCAAGAGCCCCGAGCGGCACGGCACAGCCGGCCGCCAAGCCCAAGGGCAGTCTGTGCTGCCCGGCAGCACCCGGTCCCTCCTCGCGCTCAGCGCCGACGGTCTCTGCGGCGTCCTCGCAGCCGGGGGAGGCCCAGCCCTCACGTCGGGGACGCCCGCTGCTCAACCTGCTTCCCGCACGCGGACCCGGGGGCTCAGAAGGCCACGATGGCAGTGCTCCAAGGGTTAATGTCTCTCAGCACCGGCTTATCGCAGCAGATCTGCCCGGGCTCGGTGGCTTCCGGACCGGTCTCCTCTCCCTCGGCTTCCTCCCGGCCGCCCCCGGGGCTTTTCCGTAAGAGTCCCGAGAAGCTGGAACCGAAGATGCTGATGAGGTTAGCCACGTTACCggtctccatctcctcctcctccgctgCCACCGCCGCCCCGCCCGACTGCTCCTCTAAGTTCCGGCGGGGTTTCTTGAGCGGGGTAGAGCCGGGCGCCGGGCAGCCCGCGGGGCCGCCGCCCACTCCCGCCGCACCGCGCTTCCTGGGGCAGACGGGGGGCGTTGCGGGGGGCTGGTCCCCGGCGGGGCGCGGCGTACGGCAGCAGTCCATACGGGGGGCCGCGCTCAGCGTGTCCTCGTCCCCCGGGGGACAGCCGCAGGGGCGGCGCGCTGGCCGGGGCCCCTCCGGGAAAACGTCCGAGCCTCCGGCAGGGCCCCCGGCGCCTCCGGCCGCCGTCTCTCGCGGTCCCTCCACGCGGCGCCAAGCAGCTTCCGCCGCCTCCCCCTCTCCGCCCTGAAGTGCGTCCCCGGTGCCCGTCACCGCGGCCGCGGTCTCCGCGTCACCCGTCCGTAGCACTTCTGGGACGGCGGGGCGCTCCGGCTGCGGCTCGGGTTCCGGCCAGGCGGAGCGGGCGGCCGGCGGGGGCGGCTCCCCCCAGCCCGCGGGTGGACCGGCCGCCGGCTCCCCGAGCTGCTGCGGCGGCGCCGGGGTCCCCGGGTGACCCGCCAGGTAGAGGCCGGGGCACGGGTCGCTAAGGTAGACCTGGCGGGCGCTGCGGAGCACCAGCGAGACCAGGAGGTTCTTGTGCAGCTTGATGCCGCCGCGCTGGACCCGCGAATTGTAGATTTTGCCCAGCGAGATGCTGACGATGCGATGAGCCTCCAGTTTGAACTccatccttctccccttcccagggCCGGCGCGGAGGTGAGGGGTTAAGCCCCGGCTAGCGTTCCGAAGCTGCGACAGGAACAAGAGGCGTAAACAAGTCCGCCCCAGGGGTGGACCCTCGATCTCCGAAGACTCAGAAGAGAAACGAATACGGCGAAGCGATCTCTGGCCCTCGCGTCCTCCCCAGTACCGACTACTTGTCAGTTTCGGGTCCGGTCGCTAACTGAGGGCAGCCCGGGCCGCCCTGCACCTTATAAAGGCCCCTCGACAGCCAATCACGAAGGGCCGCCAACCGTTCCGGGGCCGGTCGGCGCGCCCTCGTGCTCTACGCGCGGCCAATCGGAGACCGAGGAGGGGCGCCACGGCCATTCGAACGTTAGTCCCGCGGAGCAGGCTCTTAAAGGGGGCGACGCGCGCGACCACCTACAGGCGGGTCCCAGTCGGTGCTCTGAGCGCAGGTGTTGGGGAAAGGCGGGTAGCCACGGTGTTGTTTGTCCTTAAAGGAGCTGGCTTGTGTGCTTCGTGCTAGTACCAAAGCGAGCTAAACCATTCAAACTTTCATCTGAGTATGGTGGCGGACTTTGCTCTACAGTAAAGTCCCGATCTTTCCCTGGtcagcctcccttcctccctcccccgccaccGTTTCCCGAGGACGGCACACACCTGTAAGCTCTGGGCCACCCCGACAGAAATGGAGATGATAGCAAAACGTGGCAAAAGATATATCCCTGGATAACAAAGTGTTACTACATGATATTTAACAGATAATAATTTTGGATAAGTCCCTTGCCTCCTAGAGTTACACATGATCTTTAGCACCTATCAATTTTAACTGCGAAGAGATAAAAGGGGGGTTCTAAAAGTTCCAACGTTTCTGGCTACTTATTAAGGCTTTGTGTCTCCAGAGTTTTTGGTTTTCCACTAGAGCTAGCGTCTATCACTTTGTTCTCTACATTCTAGAACCAACACAGTTGTCACATGAGTTACAATGAAAGATGATACAGGTTCTCCACAATGATTTTTCTTCAATATAAGGACTGACCAGTCCACCCTTGGAAAAATCTAGCAAGgtctaaaaatagaaatagagaagtCTTGTGTTCCCATCATGATGTCATAATTTTACTTTGTGTCAAGGTAAAAATATAggggaagaatgttccagaattTTCTGGTCAGTCAACAACTTAGTCCATTTACTGATCCTTACACCATAGGGTTGTCCAGGGTCCTAGACGGGTTCCTGGAGAGTCAGAGTTAGTCCCACCTAAGCTCCACCACAAACCTGCCTGATGACTCTGGGTAAATAACCTCAGGACACTTTAGATTCTGCATCTCTAACAAGGAGAAATCACATACACATCTGCTCTATTATGCAGTATCTTTCATAAATGACAACTCTCAGCCACAATCTGAATCACAAAAGTAAGCACAGTTTTCTTGCAGTCCATATGGCCTGATCTTGCACCAGGGTTTGGCCAAGTGGTGTATTGAGTTAGGAGAGATACTAGTGAAAGGCAGGCTTGATTATGGCTAATTCACAATCAGGCGGCCTCCAAAGGATGTGATGGCTCAGTAATTATCTATTCCCAAAATTTAATGATGATAATAGACACGAGTCCATAGGACCCAGAGTTCCACCCCTCTAGGAATTTTTCAGCTCGTGTAAAGGAGATAAGATAATAACACGAGTAATTATTTTGAGTAATAACATGagaaattttttcttctgctttctctttgagAGCTGTTAGTCATTATAAAACACTAAGAGCACAAGCTCTGAAGACAAGCTTCCTAACTTGGAATCCCAGTTCTAGTTTTACTTTTTGCGTGACGTTTGGAAAATTGCTTCACTTCTCTGTGTCTTGATCTTACTTATCTTagagataataatagtgcctaccgCTTAGACTTTTTGAATATAGAAAAAGGTAACACATGCAAAGTTCTTAGAACAGTCTGACATACAATAAGCTATCAATGTATGTTAGTTGTTAGGTCACATCACACCTCACATGACCCTGGTGGGGGGagaagaggctggggaaggaagcagcacagatgaggaaaaagaagttGTATTTGTGGAGGGCCTTGAAAACCTTAAGGTAGGGTCCACAAGTTCCAAGTGGCAGGAGCAACAGAGTCTGTTGTACAGAATGCCTCATTTGGCAGGTGCGCCAGGCACATATAGTAAGTGGAAAAGGCTGAAAACAGACTGGGGCTACGGTGATAGTGGGTCGTGGATGCCTCACTGAAGGGATGGGGCCTCCTTCGGGGAGCTACTATAGGTTGTTGAGTAAGGGAACCACAGAATGGATTCTAGAATAGTCAGTACCCTTAATTACAACTTAACTATAAAGAAgagggaggtgggtatagctcaagtggtagagagcatgcttagtacacacaaggtcctgggttcaatccccagtacctcttctaaaaataaataaataagtaaaactaattacctacccctcaacaacaatgaaaagaattaaaatatatatatgtaaaagggACCACTTAATTATA includes these proteins:
- the IER5 gene encoding immediate early response gene 5 protein → MEFKLEAHRIVSISLGKIYNSRVQRGGIKLHKNLLVSLVLRSARQVYLSDPCPGLYLAGHPGTPAPPQQLGEPAAGPPAGWGEPPPPAARSAWPEPEPQPERPAVPEVLRTGDAETAAAVTGTGDALQGGEGEAAEAAWRRVEGPRETAAGGAGGPAGGSDVFPEGPRPARRPCGCPPGDEDTLSAAPRMDCCRTPRPAGDQPPATPPVCPRKRGAAGVGGGPAGCPAPGSTPLKKPRRNLEEQSGGAAVAAEEEEMETGNVANLISIFGSSFSGLLRKSPGGGREEAEGEETGPEATEPGQICCDKPVLRDINPWSTAIVAF